From a region of the Geothrix sp. 21YS21S-2 genome:
- a CDS encoding ABC transporter ATP-binding protein — protein sequence MATVTLSNVTKRFGAVTAVDGLDLEIRDGECFSLLGPSGCGKTTTLRMLAGFEDLDEGEIRVGGRIFSSSAKRYYLPPEKRDFGMVFQAFAVWPHLDIFDNVAFPLKIKGMNRADIQARTRRALDYTGLLKVEHAFPGELSGGEKQRIALARAIAVNPQVMLLDEPLSNLDPRLREEMRFEIKDLQRKLGFTIVFVTHDQAEAMAISDRMLVMRDGVLQQVGAPIDIYERPASRFVFSFIGLSNFLPVETREGGIFVQGAPEAGAVEGTAPVAASAWTLACRPTAIDLVPAGGVRGVVARRVYLGETVDYRIQVGPHEVRVQKGARHARFEEGAPVGLRIRTFLAYE from the coding sequence ATGGCCACCGTGACCCTCTCCAACGTCACCAAGCGCTTCGGCGCCGTCACGGCCGTGGACGGCCTGGACCTGGAGATCCGGGACGGGGAGTGCTTCTCCCTCCTGGGCCCCTCCGGCTGCGGCAAGACCACCACCCTGCGCATGCTCGCGGGGTTCGAGGACCTGGACGAGGGCGAGATCCGCGTGGGGGGCCGGATCTTCTCGAGCAGCGCGAAGCGCTACTACCTTCCTCCCGAGAAAAGGGACTTCGGCATGGTCTTCCAGGCATTCGCCGTGTGGCCCCACCTGGACATCTTCGACAACGTGGCCTTCCCGCTGAAGATCAAGGGCATGAACAGGGCCGACATCCAGGCCCGCACCCGGCGGGCGCTGGACTACACCGGCCTCCTGAAGGTCGAGCACGCCTTCCCGGGCGAACTCTCCGGCGGCGAGAAGCAGCGCATCGCCCTTGCCAGGGCCATCGCCGTCAACCCCCAGGTGATGCTCCTGGACGAGCCCCTGTCCAACCTCGACCCCAGGCTCCGGGAGGAGATGCGCTTCGAGATCAAGGACCTGCAGCGCAAGCTGGGCTTCACCATCGTGTTCGTCACCCACGACCAGGCCGAGGCCATGGCCATCTCCGACCGCATGCTGGTCATGCGCGACGGCGTCCTGCAGCAGGTGGGAGCCCCGATCGACATCTACGAGCGCCCCGCGAGCCGCTTCGTGTTCAGCTTCATCGGGCTGTCGAACTTCCTGCCCGTGGAGACGCGGGAAGGGGGGATCTTCGTACAGGGCGCGCCGGAGGCCGGGGCCGTGGAGGGCACCGCGCCGGTCGCGGCTTCCGCGTGGACCCTGGCCTGCCGCCCCACGGCCATCGACCTGGTGCCCGCAGGCGGCGTGCGGGGCGTCGTGGCACGGCGCGTCTACCTGGGCGAGACGGTGGACTACCGCATCCAGGTCGGCCCCCACGAGGTGCGGGTTCAGAAGGGCGCGCGCCACGCCCGCTTCGAGGAAGGCGCGCCGGTGGGGTTGCGGATCAGGACGTTCCTGGCCTACGAATAG
- a CDS encoding ABC transporter ATP-binding protein, with the protein MGRVAIEGVSKAFGPKPVLRDLSLAIEDGECFTLLGPSGCGKTVLMRLVAGFETLDAGTVRIGGRLVSGQGVNVPPEDRNLGVVFQDYAVWPHLTVRDNTRYPLKFRPAADAASRVQAMLDQVGLGALGERYPSQLSGGQQQRVALARALVARPEVMLLDEPLSNLDANLREEMRFEIKDLQRRHGATILYVTHDQEVALALSDRIGILDQDGRLRQVGTPREIYDQPADLEVFRFMGVTSFVDMALVPGAPQGAPLGGFRPMEAELVKEGGVAGVVRRVALLGAVVDFRVEIGGRECRIQMETSEIAAAGLPREGDPCSVRFHRLRPFEREA; encoded by the coding sequence ATGGGCCGGGTCGCCATCGAAGGGGTCTCCAAGGCCTTCGGTCCGAAGCCGGTGCTGCGGGACCTGAGCCTGGCCATCGAGGACGGGGAGTGCTTCACGCTCCTGGGGCCCTCGGGGTGCGGCAAGACCGTGCTCATGAGGCTGGTGGCGGGATTCGAGACCCTGGACGCCGGCACGGTCCGAATCGGCGGGCGCCTGGTGTCGGGCCAGGGGGTCAACGTGCCCCCCGAGGACCGGAACCTGGGCGTGGTCTTCCAGGACTACGCCGTGTGGCCCCACCTCACGGTGCGGGACAACACGCGCTACCCCCTGAAGTTCCGCCCGGCCGCGGACGCCGCGTCCCGGGTCCAGGCCATGCTGGACCAGGTGGGCCTGGGGGCCCTGGGCGAGCGCTATCCCTCCCAGCTCTCCGGCGGCCAGCAGCAGCGCGTCGCGCTGGCCCGGGCCCTGGTGGCCCGCCCCGAGGTCATGCTCCTGGACGAGCCCCTCTCCAACCTCGATGCCAACCTCCGCGAGGAGATGCGCTTCGAGATCAAGGACCTGCAGCGCCGCCACGGCGCGACCATCCTCTACGTCACCCATGACCAGGAGGTGGCCCTGGCCCTCTCCGACCGCATCGGAATCCTCGACCAGGACGGCAGGCTGCGCCAGGTGGGCACCCCCCGCGAGATCTACGACCAGCCCGCGGACCTGGAGGTCTTCAGGTTCATGGGGGTCACCAGCTTCGTGGACATGGCCCTGGTTCCGGGCGCGCCCCAGGGTGCGCCCCTGGGCGGCTTCCGCCCCATGGAGGCCGAGCTCGTGAAGGAGGGCGGCGTGGCCGGTGTGGTGCGCCGGGTGGCCCTCCTGGGCGCGGTGGTGGACTTCCGGGTGGAGATCGGCGGCCGGGAGTGCCGCATCCAGATGGAGACGTCCGAGATCGCGGCCGCGGGCCTCCCCCGCGAGGGCGACCCCTGCTCCGTGCGCTTCCACCGGCTGCGGCCCTTCGAAAGGGAGGCCTGA
- a CDS encoding iron ABC transporter permease — translation MPRRRFGAAEFLLVLSILILVVVVAVPILLIFWNAFVVDGKPNIPGALALLAQPDTLEALRNSLVIAGGTTVFSTIIGVSFAWLVSRTDLPCKAAMKVLFLVPFMLPSFIGALAWKILLSPRGGHINRILMDLFHLEDPVFNIMSLGGIIAVETMYLFPFVFIQVSGALERMDPTLEEAARISGAGLFTITRRITLPLMMPSILAGSLLVALYSLAHFGVPAILGTERNIFIIPTKIYEKIYASGGNFEAIRVGTMLSSILVLSAAAILYLQGFILKSGRFQVISGKSMRPMVLKLRGLRWPLLVLCVAYIAVTVLLPTATIFLVGTLKTYGLAFRLENMTFTNFTYILFHWDLTRDAIWNSFYLSLSAALVTMLIGTLISYVLVKTRIRGKFLLEFLGVLPFSVPGTVIALGVILMWSGRFGVNLYNTAWIIFVAYIARYMAFSLKSTSAALEQVHDSLEEAARACGASKWEAMRDIVLPLIKPGMVAAFFLIFLPALRELTTSVLLYGPHTRTIGVAIYTLNEDGETVYAAALAAIALVIIVIGQLVIKRVTRAKIEGV, via the coding sequence ATGCCCAGGCGGCGTTTCGGAGCGGCCGAGTTCCTGCTGGTGCTCTCCATCCTCATCCTCGTGGTGGTGGTGGCGGTGCCCATCCTGCTCATCTTCTGGAACGCCTTCGTGGTCGACGGCAAGCCCAACATCCCCGGCGCCCTGGCGCTGCTGGCCCAGCCCGACACCCTGGAGGCCCTCCGGAACTCCCTGGTGATCGCCGGCGGAACGACGGTCTTCAGCACCATCATCGGGGTGTCCTTCGCATGGCTCGTGTCCCGCACGGACCTGCCCTGCAAGGCGGCCATGAAGGTGCTGTTCCTGGTGCCCTTCATGCTGCCGAGCTTCATCGGCGCCCTGGCATGGAAGATCCTCCTCTCCCCCCGGGGCGGCCACATCAACCGGATCCTGATGGACCTCTTCCACCTGGAGGACCCGGTCTTCAACATCATGAGCCTGGGCGGCATCATCGCCGTGGAGACCATGTATCTCTTTCCCTTCGTCTTCATCCAGGTATCGGGCGCACTTGAGCGCATGGACCCCACCCTGGAGGAGGCGGCCCGGATCTCGGGAGCCGGGCTCTTCACCATCACCCGGCGCATCACCCTGCCCCTCATGATGCCCAGCATCCTGGCCGGGTCCCTGCTGGTGGCGCTCTACTCCCTGGCCCACTTCGGGGTGCCCGCCATCCTGGGCACCGAGCGCAACATCTTCATCATACCCACCAAGATCTACGAGAAGATCTACGCCAGCGGCGGCAATTTCGAGGCCATCCGAGTGGGAACGATGCTTTCCAGCATCCTCGTGCTTTCGGCCGCGGCCATCCTGTACCTCCAGGGCTTCATCCTCAAGTCCGGGCGCTTCCAGGTGATCTCGGGCAAGAGCATGCGCCCCATGGTCCTCAAGCTGCGCGGCCTCAGGTGGCCCCTGCTGGTGCTCTGCGTGGCCTACATCGCCGTCACCGTGCTTCTGCCCACCGCCACCATCTTCCTGGTGGGCACCCTGAAGACCTACGGCCTGGCCTTCAGGCTCGAGAACATGACCTTCACCAACTTCACGTACATCCTCTTCCACTGGGACCTCACCCGGGACGCCATCTGGAACAGCTTCTACCTGTCCCTGTCGGCGGCCCTGGTGACCATGCTCATCGGCACCCTCATCAGCTACGTGCTGGTGAAGACCCGCATCCGGGGCAAGTTCCTGCTGGAGTTCCTGGGGGTGCTGCCCTTCTCGGTGCCGGGCACCGTCATCGCCCTGGGCGTCATCCTCATGTGGAGCGGCAGGTTCGGGGTCAACCTCTACAACACCGCCTGGATCATCTTCGTGGCCTACATCGCCCGGTACATGGCCTTCTCCCTGAAGTCCACCTCGGCGGCCCTGGAGCAGGTGCACGACAGCCTGGAGGAGGCGGCGCGGGCCTGCGGCGCCTCCAAGTGGGAGGCCATGCGCGACATCGTGCTCCCGCTGATCAAGCCCGGCATGGTGGCCGCGTTCTTCCTCATCTTCCTGCCGGCGCTGCGGGAGCTGACCACGTCGGTCCTGCTCTACGGCCCCCACACCCGCACCATCGGCGTCGCCATCTACACGCTCAACGAGGACGGGGAGACGGTGTACGCCGCCGCCCTGGCCGCCATCGCCCTGGTCATCATCGTCATCGGGCAGCTGGTCATCAAGCGCGTCACCCGCGCGAAGATCGAGGGGGTCTAG